aaggaatgaaaaaaaaaatttagaatattctttccttctcttgtttggaagttttaatgGAAGACTttatttgagagtttaagtaggagggaatgaaatgggttggtgggaacactcattcctttCTGTTCCCTTAAAGCCTCAAATTTTCATCCCCCCGAAATTGGTAGGAACactcattcctttccattctttttttttaaaacctccaATAAAAGTTACtaaattccatttcattccattttattctttccattcatttcttctttaaatgcatttcatttcatttcattctattTCTTTTCATGCTCTTAtgatcatttcattccattccctcatAAACTTCCAAACGAAGCCTTAAATTCCATtaattttcattcctttatattaaaatatctaatcaaagttacttaatttcattttctttcattttttttcccattcctTTCCCTTATTTAAATACgttccattcctttccattcccttatgatcattccattccatttcatttcattcccttatgaactcccaaatgaAGCCTTAGAGTCAGGATTATTGCCAGTTTCAGTGTTCATGTTCATATATGTTGTTCAtgcttttgaatttgatttagtattttgaatttgtttatgtttatttaattgTAGGAAATTGTCAATGCACCCTAAGCCAAGTAACCATCAAACAATCTAAAACTGGAGAAGTAGTGCAACAAAAGCCAGTGTGGAGTGTGACAATCAACAATGGCTGCCCTTGTTCCCAATCAGATTTGAAATTGTCCTGCAATGGGTTTCAAACTGTGAAACCGGTTGACCCTTCGGTCTTGTCTCAATCCGACAATGAATGCCTTGTTAACAATGGTCTGCCAGTTCAGCCATCTTCTTCAGTTAGCTTCACCTATGCTTGGGacacttcattttcattccaGCCACTTTCTTCCCAAATCAATTGTTCTTAAGGAGGTTTCTAAAAGTGCCTAATGTTTTTAgtaaattcatttaaattagATGATTTTTCATCTAACTAAGAGCTTTATTGTTGTACTCGATTTGAATTATGTGGTCTAcgttaataatatataatatcatcggaagcatgaaattttgattttcaaaccTTTTTGTGTTGTTGCAAATGCTTTTGTGGCGTAGTTtattggcttttgttttttttttcccatataaCCCATTAGATCAAGAAGTCTTTGAATATAATTTATCTTGTAATCCGTTCCCCACCCCCGCAccccccaaaagaaaaataataatgccTTTTATCAGCTAAATAAATATCAttctcttctttaaaaaaaatatcattcatTAGGTAAATGTCTTCATTaccttattaaaatttaaattcatacTTCAAAATAATTACTATTCCCCcaagaaaaaatgataatattacTATTGAAATAtcacttgaatttaaacaatagaaaaaaaaaaaaaacttttttcaagtaattaataaaatgaatcttttctataaaaaaaaaaaaaaaaaactcgtcTCTTTTACCTAATATTTCACATAAAATTATATAGGTATAAAccattttcattttcctatAATAAATCATGGAATATATAAATAGTAAGTGAGagatacctaaaaaaaaaattataacaatagaCAAAACTAGAATTCAAaattgtaatataattattgaaaataaaatatagtttaaacaaaaacactcagctaagtttttttttttttttttttttttttccaatcacaaaaccAAGTACACGAAATTAATACCATTGATTTCCATAGTTTGAGTTAGGGGTGTACAGCCAACCCACCAAAACCAACCTAACGTAACCCAACCCGCCGGGTGGGTCAGTTTTTAGTGGTTGGTGAGTTGggtttaaaaatgatttttttttttttttaatagtgggTCAAGTTGGGTGCGGGTCACAACATTTATAAACCCGCCTAacttgacccaacccaccaatatatttaaaatttaaattatatatatagaaatatattatataattaataatgttTTCTCATATATGGCTCTTTCTATCTAAAACTCAATTACCTTACAAACCCTAACAATATTATATTTCTCTCTGCCGCTTCCCACTCCCACTCTCCCATTCCACTCCTATTTGTTTATAACCGAGTTAGAATACTAgttcatgtatattttgtttatcaactcaGATGAATATGTTTTGTTTATAACTGAGTTAGAATACTagtttatgaatattttatttatcaactcAGGTGGCTGGTgggatatatatttttctttctcaagttaataataatagtaataaaaaataattagaccTAACCTGAttcatgtgggttgggttgtaCTCCTGttatgggttgggttgggttggatttctttttaacccaccatggtgAGTTGACTCAAAAAATCCTCAGAACCTGACCCAACCCGatccatgcacacccctagttTAAGTGACTTGCACAATGCCTATCCTTTATAATGTGAAGGACCCAATTGTGTTTTATATTGAAATACATTTAGCATACGTTGAAATGGAAAACtagggaaattacactttactatTTTAAACTACGCACTAGaatacactttgcaccctaaattaTCCGCCTGAATACTTTGCACCTTAAACTATTACAATTGTCACACttatcacactttgcaccctgGTGTTATTTTTGTTGTCAAATTTAATAGAATCTTGCTGCATGTGACAAGCACATTCTTCTTgcttggggttttttttttgtgcaatttAACACCAAAATGCTAACAATTTCGTTAGTCGCTTTCAAACTATTTAACAACTAACATCTCAAGTCTTTGAGACTTAATTTTACTGTAGCAACTTCAGTTTGAAAAACTTGGGTTTTATGTGGCACTCGACTCTTTGAGGCTTGTGTTCCTAAAGGAAAAACGCAAacttcaaaaacaaagaaagaacaagGTAGAGAtgttaagaaaagaaataatgcaagatcaacaacaacaacaaagaaaagaaaaaaaaaacatagagatCAATaacgaagaagaaagaagcaaccCAGTAAAACCCAGCAGAAAAGCAACGATGCAAAACACAGCAAACCAAAGAAGCAGCACCGAAGCAACCTAGGCGGTGAAGCAAAGGTTCAGATTGAACCTTGGCGGTGAAGCAGCGGTTCGGATTAAACCCATGTGGTGACAGCGGCAAAGACTCCAAGCGAGGTAATCAGCTCGAATTAAACTCCACTTCGaattctcactctctctctctctttaaaccAGATTTGTAGAAATTCGATCCTTTAGGTTTTGGGCgttttctgaattttttatttgggtcataagaaagaaaatcgaattctcactctctctctctctctctctctctctctaaaccaaATTTACAGAAACCCAAACCTTTGggtattttctaaatttttgatttgggtcttaagaatgaaaaaaagaaggaagaacaGTAAGAAAAATTAGAGGTCAGTGCAGGAACTGGAACTTGAGTTTtagaaacttgagttccacgtgCAATTTAAATGGAAAtagagtcttagagactcgagttgcTATCGTGaactcgagtctaaaagactttAGATGCTAGTTTTCTAAATAGATTGAAAATAttgctaactaatgaaattgttagCAAAATGGTgctattttgcaaaaaaaaaaaaaaaaaatcccttctTGCTTATGTGGAACAAAGTTAAAAGACTGAAACAcccttcttcaaaatcaattaaaacaaagcccaaaatttttcacttctccctctctcccgCGCGTGTCATCCATTTCCCTAAATTCAGTTTCTTGTAAACCCTAAATCCCCAATTCGAAAATTGCCTGTACTCCACCATCGGTCTACCATGAAGAAGGCAGAGAAAAAATATTCCAAAGAGGTAGAATTCAAGAGATTACTTCAATTTAGTTTTAATAGCTGTCAGCAAGCcccaagaaaaagagaaggatgATATTATTAGTTTTACAAAATAAGCAAAAACAATTCAGCTTCGAGGTATGATATTATGTGATTAGGAGCTCTCTGGCTAAACTTTATGCTTCGAGGTGTAGACTCAACTCTCACGTCTCGTGCCAAGGTATAAAAAATAGCTTCATGTGATCTTAGCCGTCCATTGAGGGAGAGTAGTAACAATTCAGCACCTGAATGTTCAGATCTTTTGAGGATGGGACTTATAGATGTTATTGAAGGCGTTCAGTTTTCCCACATTTCTATGATTCCCTCTTGTGATTACACTCCATTTCCAAGGAACAGGATCCGCAATCATGAGAAGGTGTTGCTTAAGTATATTAGACTGCAAGACCCAAAATATTTATGTGACATGCACAGATCAATAAAGCGACAAGGTTTAAGCTTGTCAAAtgatgaaaacaaaacaaacaatgaTTCGCGAAAGGTGTACGGGGTACTGCTAATGAATTCTGCTATAGAATTAGAGAGGtaagtttaaatattttgaaactaaaTATAGCGAAGAGGATGGTACCCACGCAAGATAGAGggagatgtaaaaaaaaaaaaaaattgagttttgtttTGAGTGGTTTTGAAGAAGggtgttttagttttttaactTTGTTCCATCTAAGCAAGAAGTATGTACTTGTCACTTGAAGCAAGATTCTGTTAAATATAACAGCAAAAATAACACcagggtgcaaagtgtgataaGTGTGATAAGTATAATAGTTTAGGGTGAAAAGTGTGCATTCGGATAATTTATGGTGCTAAGTGTGCATTCGGAtaatttagggtgcaaagtgtaatttagCGCATAGTTCAGAgtgataaaatataattttccccATAAAACTTAATTTTGCTCCTTTTCAACACCTCTAACTGAATAAAGCCCAAACCCCATCTTCAAAGAGATTCAAGAATTCTATGGTCTCTTTAAACTTGAtgaatgaaaagatgaaaaatagagGAATTCTCCCATAAGCAGTACATGCAACTTCCTATTCATAATAGAATTTAAAGCTTAGCAAgcatcctaaaaaaaaaagattaacatAATGTTGGAAATAGAAACATTACCAATCACACTTAATAAATatttagctcaactgataaagtttctgatggttgtataagagacctgagattcaatccccgcctacaccaaaaactaattggtgtcttagtctgatgataaagagctattatcaatagtggatgtcataggttgaaactctctaaaaaaaaaaaattctagttgCTTCAATATCTTTATACATTGCTAATTTatccaacaattaaaaaaaaaaaaaaaaagcaaaatttagATATAGGACCCTATGTAGTGTTTCTTAGgttcatttcttaaaatttagtcatgtagttgtttaatgaaataagttaaatggttttaaaaaacaaactttcCCGTGAGAAAACCCATTAGTTAGACTTGAACTTAAACGTTGAGAGGATGTTCAAGTAGGATTTTGAAAATGACTGAGAGGATGTTTCCAAgatacataaaatgtttttaatgacatagttgtaaataaattgaaaacactgaACCCCATAGATTTGTTTAAACTCATCTATCTCTTAAATTAAGAAGCttatttttatcacaaaaaaaatttcacacttcaaatttgaaacttatcatcAATGCCAGCTATACATGATAAGCAATTAATGCGGTTATCTAAGgccccaaattttaatttaatgaagCCCAAGTATtagtcaataaataaaataatttttttatcaaatgaaaaataagaaaaaataagagcTTTATTGTTGTACTCGATTTCAATTATGTGGTCTacgttaatatatatatatatatataactgaagcCTCTGAAACTCttacaattttccacatcagcacaatatctaaataaaattattattttatttaaataaaattatttttgtttaatccaaacttaacaatgagtggaactctatctctctaacaagtctaacttaaactcaaacttatcattttttttaaacaaaattatttttgtttaatccaaacttaataaggagtgaaactttatttctctaataagtccaatttaaactcaaacttatcatttttttaaacaaaattatttttgtttaatacaCATCAGTTAGGTTACCAAAATCATGAAATGTTTTCCTTGAGGTAGGGATGACTTGGTATGCTCAGAAGGTTAACTGTGACAATCTTTAGCTTTGTAAGatgacttttatatatatttgaaaaagtttgCTACATTTATAGTCTGTGTAGTCTATATATGCTATATAGTATGAGATAATAATCATGATCATGATGATTACAATTTATTCTTAGGTGTTGTCTATTGTCTAATCTGTAAGAAGGTTTAGTTATTTATATGAACTTTTCGAGACATAAGAAAGCTAGGAAGCACAAACACTTCATTAGGGGTGCCTTACTTTCAACACCTGCACTGAAGGAGAACAAAATGAGTTATTCAATGACTACTACGaagcaacaaaagaagaagatacaaaaagttatttaaaatcacaaaaaataatgaaaaacattttctgTCTTTCAATTGATTACAAATTGTTATTTTAGCATTGCAATTTATTAGATAATTGAGGATATTAGGTGTTTGGaatcctaatttttatttaaatttttttaattgatattttacatTTACTAAGGGTACAAAAAGAGCGTTTTTAAGTCTATTTAGCACCGTCAACAACATTGCATATGTGATAACTATTCTTCTTTTactattggattttttttcatagtcAATAACTATTCTTCTTTCCCGTGCAATGTTAATGACTAGTATTATATAATATCATGGGCAgcatgaaattttaattttcaaaccTTCATTTGAATTGTAGCATGTCGCCCATGCTCT
This genomic stretch from Castanea sativa cultivar Marrone di Chiusa Pesio chromosome 9, ASM4071231v1 harbors:
- the LOC142609304 gene encoding TPD1 protein homolog 1-like; translated protein: MATFIKFLCVLFVLNVVGKGNCQCTLSQVTIKQSKTGEVVQQKPVWSVTINNGCPCSQSDLKLSCNGFQTVKPVDPSVLSQSDNECLVNNGLPVQPSSSVSFTYAWDTSFSFQPLSSQINCS